DNA from Candidatus Methylomirabilis sp.:
GCGCCGTCGAAGACCGGGGAGGAGACCCGCAACCCCAACGCCCGGGCGGCCCAGCCCAGGTGCGTTTCCAGGATCTGCCCCACGTTCATCCGGGAGGGCACCCCCAGGGGGTTCAGGACCACCTCCACCGGGGTGCCGTCGGGGAGGAAAGGCATATCCTCCTCCGGGAGGATCTTGGCGATGACACCCTTATTGCCGTGGCGCCCGGCCATCTTGTCCCCGACGGAGAGCTTCCGCTTCACGGCGACGAACACCTTCACCGTCTTGAAGACGCCCGGGGCCAGCTCGTCCCCCTTCTGGAGGCGGGTGATCCGCTCCTCCAGCATGGTCTCGAGTACGTGGATCTGGTTCTCGGCCGCGGTGGAGAGCTTCTCCACCTTCCGGGCGATCTCGTCGGAGAGCTGCCGCGCCGCCTCGGCCAGCTCCTCGGACTTCAGCGCGTCCAGCATCTCGGCCGTCAGCTTCTTGCGCTTGGGCACGAGGACCCGCCCGCTCCGCTTCGCCCGGAGATCCCGCCCCGCGATCTTCCCCTCGATGAGGGCGCGGATCCGCCGGTCCCGGTCCTTCGCGATGATGGCGATCTCGTCCTCGTAGTCCTTCCGGAGGCGGCTGACCTCCTCGTCCTCGATGGACTTGGCCCGCTCGTCCTTGTCCACCCCCTTGCGGGAGAAGACCTTCACCTCGACGACGGTCCCCGTGATCCCCGGCGGGACGTAGAGGGAGGCGTCCCGGACGTCCTCCGCCTTCTCCCCGAAGATGGCCCGGAGCAGGCGCTCCTCGGGGGTCAGCACGGTCTCCCCCTTCGGCGTGACCTTCCCCACCAGGATGTCGCTGGGCTTGACCTCCGCCCCGATCCGGATGATCCCGCTCTCGTCGAGGTCCCTCAGCGCGTCCTCCCCCACGTTCGGGATGTCCCGGGTGATCTCCTCCTTCCCCAACTTGGTGTCCCGGGCCTCGACCTCGAACTCCTCGAGGTGGATGGAGGTGTAGCGATCGTCCTTCACCAGCTTTTCGCTGATGAGGATGGCGTCCTCGAAGTTGTACCCTCCCCAGGGCATGAAGGCGACCAGGACGTTCTGGCCCAACGCCAGCTCCCCGATGGCGGTCGCGGGGCCGTCCGCGATCACCTGGCCCTTCCGGATCCGGTCGCCCACACTCACGATCGGCTTCTGGTTGATGCAGGTGTTCTGGTTGCTCCGCTCGAACTTCATGAGCGTGTAGATGTCCACGCTGCTGCCGTCGGCGGCTCCCCCATCCCCGGCCTCGTCGGCCCGGACGATGAGCCGCTCCGCCGAGACCGCCTCGACCACGCCGGCCCGCCGGGCCACCACCACCGCCCCCGAGTCCTTGGCCGCCACGAACTCCATCCCGGTCCCGACCATGGGGGCCTCGGGCCGCATGAGCGGCACCGCCTGCCGCTGCATGTTCGCGCCCATGAGGGCCCGGTTGGCGTCATCGTGCTCCAGGAACGGCACCAGGGAGGTGGAGACCCCGACGAGCTGCTTCGGCGACACATCCATGTAGTCCACCTTCTCCCGGGGGACCAGGACGAAGTTCCCGCCGGAGCGGGCGGAGACCCGGTCGGTGGCGAAGCGCCCGCGAGCGTCCAGGGGGGCGTTCGCCTGGGCGATGGTGAACCGCTCCTCCACGTCGGCCGTCAGGTACTCGATCTCGTCGGTCACCCGCCCATCCTTCGCCTTCCGGTAGGGCGTCTCGATGAACCCGAAGTCGTTCACCCGGGCGTAGGTGGAGAGGGAGGAGATGAGGCCCACGTTGGGTCCTTCCGGGGTCTCGATCGGGCACATCCGCCCGTAGTGCGTGGCGTGGACGTCGCGGACCTCGAACCCGGCCCGCTCTCGGGAGAGGCCCCCCGGCCCCAGGGCGCTCAGCCGGCGCTTGTGCGTCAGCTCGGCCAGCGGGTTGGTCTGGTCCATGAACTGGGAGAGCTGCGAGGAGCCGAAGAACTCCTTGAGGGCCGCCGAGACCGGCTTGGCGTTCACCAGGTCGTGCGGCATGAGGGTCTCCAGCTCCTGGGTGCTCATCCGCTCCCGGACCGCCCGCTCCATCCGCGCCAGCCCGATGCGGAACTGGTCCTCGAGCAGCTCTCCGGCCGACCGGACCCGGCGGTTCCCCAGGTGGTCGATGTCGTCCACCGTCCCCTCGCCGTGGATCAAGTGGAGCAGGTAGCGCACGATGGCGACGATGTCTTCCTGGCGCAGGACGCGGACATCCAGGGGGACCTCCATCCCCAGCTTGCTGTTCAGCTTGAAGCGGCCCACCTTGGAAAGGTCGTACCGCTTCCCGTTGAAGAAGGTGGAGTCGAGCAGGGCCCGGGCGCTCTCCACCGTCGGCGGATCCCCGGGGCGCATCCGCCGGTAGATCTCGACCAGCGCCTCCTCCTCGGAGTGGGTGCTGTCCCGCAGGAGGGTGTCCCGGATCTCCAGCTGCTCCCGGCCTTCCCCGCCGTGCAGGAGCACCAGCCGCCCCACCCCCCGCTCCACGATCCGCTCCAGCGCCTCGGGGGTCAGTTCCTGCGCGCACTCCAGGAGGACCTCCCCCGTCTTCTCATCCACCACGTCCACCGCGGTGATCCGGCCCGCCAGATCCTCCTTGTAGATCGAGACGAGGCGAATCCGGGCCGCGACCGCCTTCTTCACGGAGGCCCGCGAGAGCTTCTTCGTCCGGGGGAGGATCACCTCCTTGCCCCGCGGGTCCCCCAGGTCCTTGGCCACCCGCCACCCCACGGCCGGCGAGACCTGGACCTCCTTCCCGTCCACCCGGTCGGTCAGCACCAGGGCGAACTCCTTCCCCCGCTCGATCTGGACCACGTCCCGCTCGTAGAAGAGGCGCAGGATCTCCTCGTTCGACCCGTAGCCGATGGCCCGGAGCAGGATGGTGGCCAGGAACTTCCGCCGCCGATCGATGCGGACGTGCAGGATGTCGCTGGCGTCGAACTCGAACTCCAGCCAGGACCCCCGGTAGGGGATGAGCCGGGCGCTGTAGAGGACCTTGCCGCTCGCGTGGGTCTTGCCCCCGTCGTGGTCGAAGAAGACCCCGGGCGAGCGGTGGAGCTGGCTCACCACGACCCGCTCGGTCCCGTTGATGACGAAGGTCCCGTGCTCGGTCATGAGGGGCATCTCGCCCAGGTAGACCTCCTGCTCCTTGATGTCCCGGATGCTCTTGGCCTCCCCCGCCCCCCCCTTGTCCCAGACCACGAGGCGGAGGGTGACCTTGAGGGGAGCCGAGTAGGTCATGCCCTTCTCCCGGCACTCCACCGGGGAGTACTTGGGTTGTCCGAACTCGTACTTCACGAACTCCAGGGAGGCCGAGTCGTCGTAGTCGGTGATCGGAAAAATGCTGGTGAAGACCCCCTGCAGGCCGATTTGCTCCCGACGGTCGGGCGCCACGCGGTGCTGCAGGAACTGGTCGAAGGAGCGGCGCTGGATCTCGATCAGGTTGGGGATGGCGATGATCTCCGGGATCTTGGCGAAGCTGATCCGATCCCCCGCCCCCTTGGCCTTGACCACTGCCATTGGCGATTCCCCTCGGGCGCGCCGCGGGCGCGCCACGTTACGTCCCGGGCCCATGGCGTCTCACCCGGGGTCGTCCCTCCCGCCTGCCGGCCAGAGGCCGGCGGCCGGGCACCATGGACCCCGCGACCCCGGGCGGACGGCGCGCCTACTTCACCTCGACCGTGGCCCCGACGGCCTCCAACTTGGCCTTGATGTCCGCCGCCTCCTGCTTGGAGACCCCTTCCTTCACCGTCTTGGGAGCGCCGTCCACGAGATCCTTGGCCTCCTTCAGCCCCAGCCCGGTGATGGCCCGGATCTCCTTGATGACCTGGATCTTCTTCTCCCCGACGGCCGAGAGGACCACGGTGAACTCCGTCTTCTCGGCCTCAGCGGGGGCCGCCGCCGGGGCGCCCGGGCCGGCGGCCACTGGGGCGGCGACCGCCGCCGTGACCCCGTACTTCTCCTCCAGCTTCTTGACCGCGTCGTTCAACTCGAGGACGGTCCAGGAATCCAGCGCCTCCAGGAAGTCCTGCACGCTCACCTTGCCCATGGCTCCTCCCCTGACCGGCGCCCCGAGGACGCCGAGAACCGCATGCCCTATCCTTAGTCCCTGCCCCTGCTCGCGCTTCTCCCGCACCTGGCCCAGCGCCACCACCAACCCCCGCAGGTTCCCCTGCAGGACGACCGCCAGCCGCCGCAGCGGGGCCTGCAGGGTCCCCACGAGCCGGGCCAGCAGCACCTCCCGGGAGGGGAGGGCAGCCAGCGCGAACACCTCCTCCCGGCTGACGACCTTCCCCTCCAGGTAGCCCCCTTTGATCTGGAGTTGGGGGAGGGCCCGCGCGGCCTGCGAGAGGATCCGCGACGGGGCCAGCGGGTCCCCCAAGCCGAAGGCGATGGCCGTGGGCCCTTCGAGGAGGGGGTGCAGACCCGTGAGCCCCAGCGCCTCGGTCGCCCGGCGGGCCAGGGTATTCTTCACCACGCGCAGCTCGACCTGGTCCTTCCGCAGTTGCCGCCGCAGCTCCGTCAAATCGGCCACCGTGAGCCCGCGGTAGTCGGTCAGAACCGCGCTGTGGGCGGCCCGGAGGGCCCGCCCGAGCTCCGCCACCTTCGCTTCCCGTTCTGCCCGGCGCCCTTTCGCCCGCGTCGCCTGTGGCATCCCACGCTCCCTAGGAGGCCTTCGCCAGCCCGGCGACGCTGGTCGGGTCCACCGGAATGCCGGGCCCCATGGTCGAAGAGATGGTGATCCCCTTCAGGTACTTGCCCTTGCTGGTGGGGGGCCTGGCCCGGACGATGGCCTCGAGCAGGCTCCGGGCGTTCTCGGTCAGCTGCGCCGCGGTGAAGGAGGCCTTCCCGAAGGGGACGTGGATGATCCCCGCCTTCTCGACCCGGTACTCGATCTTGCCCGCCTTGAACTCCCGGACGGCCCGGGCGATGTCGAAGGTGACCGTACCGGTCTTGGGGTTGGGCATCAGCCCCCGGGGGCCCAGGATCTTCCCCAGCTTCCCCACCTGACCCATCACGTCCGGGGTGGCCATGGCCCGGTCGAATTCGAGCCAGCCCCCATTGATCTTCTCGACCAGGTCTTCCAGCCCGACGAAGTCCGCCCCCGCGTCCCGTGCCTCCTTCTCCTTCTCCCCCTTGGCGAAGACGAGGATCCGGACCGGCTTGCCGACCCCGTGCGGGAGGGCCACGGTCCCCCGCACCATCTGATCCGCCTTGCGCGGATCCACCCCGAGGCGGATCGCCAGTTCCATGGTCTCGTCGAACTTGGCCTTCGCGTTCGCCTTGGCCAGGGCGACCGCCTCCTCCAGGCCGAGGGCCCGCCGCTCCTTGAGGGCCGCCTGGACGGCCGCCGTCGCCGCCGTGTACCGCTTGTGCTTGGCCATCCCCGCTCCTCCCGGTCGCGCTCCGCCGGGCCCGCCCTGCGGTCCCCCCTGCCCGCGGGGGGGCCGCTAGGAGACCACCTCGATGCCCATGCTCCGGGCCGTCCCCTCCACGATCCGGACAGCGGCGTCCAGCGAATGCGCGTTCAGGTCGGGAAGCTTGGTCCGGGCGATCTCCTCCAGCTGCCGCCGGGTCACCTTGCCTACCGTCACCCGCTTGGGATCCTTGGACGCGGTGGCGATGCCCGCCGCCTGCTTGAGCAGGATCGACGCGGGGGGGGTCTTGGTGACGAAGGTGAAGGTCCGGTCCCCGTAGATGGTGATCACGACCGGGATGACCAGGCCCTCCTGCGCGGCCGTCTT
Protein-coding regions in this window:
- the rplA gene encoding 50S ribosomal protein L1 — protein: MAKHKRYTAATAAVQAALKERRALGLEEAVALAKANAKAKFDETMELAIRLGVDPRKADQMVRGTVALPHGVGKPVRILVFAKGEKEKEARDAGADFVGLEDLVEKINGGWLEFDRAMATPDVMGQVGKLGKILGPRGLMPNPKTGTVTFDIARAVREFKAGKIEYRVEKAGIIHVPFGKASFTAAQLTENARSLLEAIVRARPPTSKGKYLKGITISSTMGPGIPVDPTSVAGLAKAS
- the rpoB gene encoding DNA-directed RNA polymerase subunit beta; this encodes MAVVKAKGAGDRISFAKIPEIIAIPNLIEIQRRSFDQFLQHRVAPDRREQIGLQGVFTSIFPITDYDDSASLEFVKYEFGQPKYSPVECREKGMTYSAPLKVTLRLVVWDKGGAGEAKSIRDIKEQEVYLGEMPLMTEHGTFVINGTERVVVSQLHRSPGVFFDHDGGKTHASGKVLYSARLIPYRGSWLEFEFDASDILHVRIDRRRKFLATILLRAIGYGSNEEILRLFYERDVVQIERGKEFALVLTDRVDGKEVQVSPAVGWRVAKDLGDPRGKEVILPRTKKLSRASVKKAVAARIRLVSIYKEDLAGRITAVDVVDEKTGEVLLECAQELTPEALERIVERGVGRLVLLHGGEGREQLEIRDTLLRDSTHSEEEALVEIYRRMRPGDPPTVESARALLDSTFFNGKRYDLSKVGRFKLNSKLGMEVPLDVRVLRQEDIVAIVRYLLHLIHGEGTVDDIDHLGNRRVRSAGELLEDQFRIGLARMERAVRERMSTQELETLMPHDLVNAKPVSAALKEFFGSSQLSQFMDQTNPLAELTHKRRLSALGPGGLSRERAGFEVRDVHATHYGRMCPIETPEGPNVGLISSLSTYARVNDFGFIETPYRKAKDGRVTDEIEYLTADVEERFTIAQANAPLDARGRFATDRVSARSGGNFVLVPREKVDYMDVSPKQLVGVSTSLVPFLEHDDANRALMGANMQRQAVPLMRPEAPMVGTGMEFVAAKDSGAVVVARRAGVVEAVSAERLIVRADEAGDGGAADGSSVDIYTLMKFERSNQNTCINQKPIVSVGDRIRKGQVIADGPATAIGELALGQNVLVAFMPWGGYNFEDAILISEKLVKDDRYTSIHLEEFEVEARDTKLGKEEITRDIPNVGEDALRDLDESGIIRIGAEVKPSDILVGKVTPKGETVLTPEERLLRAIFGEKAEDVRDASLYVPPGITGTVVEVKVFSRKGVDKDERAKSIEDEEVSRLRKDYEDEIAIIAKDRDRRIRALIEGKIAGRDLRAKRSGRVLVPKRKKLTAEMLDALKSEELAEAARQLSDEIARKVEKLSTAAENQIHVLETMLEERITRLQKGDELAPGVFKTVKVFVAVKRKLSVGDKMAGRHGNKGVIAKILPEEDMPFLPDGTPVEVVLNPLGVPSRMNVGQILETHLGWAARALGLRVSSPVFDGATEKEIKDMLKKAGLPLGGKTLLCDGRTGKPFHQEVAVGYIYLMKLAHLVDDKIHARSIGPYSLVTQQPLGGKAQFGGQRFGEMEVWALEAYGAAHTLQEILTVKSDDVVGRTKMYESIVKGECTLEPGLPESFNVLVKELQSLALDVELIKE
- the rplL gene encoding 50S ribosomal protein L7/L12, translated to MGKVSVQDFLEALDSWTVLELNDAVKKLEEKYGVTAAVAAPVAAGPGAPAAAPAEAEKTEFTVVLSAVGEKKIQVIKEIRAITGLGLKEAKDLVDGAPKTVKEGVSKQEAADIKAKLEAVGATVEVK
- the rplK gene encoding 50S ribosomal protein L11, with the translated sequence MAKKITAVVKLQVPAGKANPSPPVGPALGQHGVNIMEFCKAFNAKTAAQEGLVIPVVITIYGDRTFTFVTKTPPASILLKQAAGIATASKDPKRVTVGKVTRRQLEEIARTKLPDLNAHSLDAAVRIVEGTARSMGIEVVS